A single genomic interval of Plantibacter sp. Leaf314 harbors:
- a CDS encoding alpha/beta hydrolase, giving the protein MTDTIEIRGGTELPAVREDIELHTSDGLTLVGELAVPADGPIVATLVTLHPLPTAGGFMDSHVLRKAAARLPALAGIAVLRFNTRGTSSPRGTSDGAFDGGVGERADVEAALAFVAERGLPHPWLLGWSFGTELVLKYGREAAVDGVILLSPPLHRTSDDELRAWAADERPMIVLVPEFDDFLRPPEATERFGVLPGATLVPVDRAKHLWVGESQTRRVLTEIVAAVQPAALPLPTHWPTPDRSAAV; this is encoded by the coding sequence ATGACCGACACCATCGAGATCCGCGGCGGGACCGAGTTGCCCGCCGTCCGCGAGGATATCGAGCTGCACACCAGCGACGGCCTGACCCTCGTCGGTGAGCTCGCCGTGCCGGCGGACGGCCCGATCGTCGCCACCCTGGTGACCCTGCACCCGCTGCCGACCGCTGGCGGGTTCATGGACTCCCATGTGCTCCGGAAGGCCGCCGCACGCCTGCCGGCCCTGGCGGGGATCGCCGTCCTCCGGTTCAACACGCGGGGGACCTCGTCACCCCGCGGGACGAGCGACGGCGCCTTCGACGGTGGAGTGGGCGAACGGGCGGACGTCGAGGCGGCGTTGGCCTTCGTCGCTGAGCGCGGACTCCCGCATCCGTGGTTGCTCGGGTGGTCCTTCGGAACCGAGTTGGTGTTGAAGTACGGACGCGAAGCGGCCGTCGACGGGGTGATCCTCCTCTCGCCGCCGCTCCACCGCACCAGCGACGACGAGTTGCGCGCGTGGGCCGCCGACGAACGCCCGATGATCGTGCTCGTCCCGGAGTTCGACGACTTCCTCCGGCCACCGGAGGCGACGGAGCGTTTCGGCGTCCTCCCGGGGGCGACGCTCGTACCGGTCGACCGTGCGAAGCACCTCTGGGTGGGCGAGAGTCAGACCCGACGCGTCCTCACCGAGATCGTGGCCGCGGTGCAGC
- a CDS encoding lytic transglycosylase domain-containing protein: protein MTPWKPSAQPNSGKAVQSYRRPRSRGKKVLGIFAATAAFGFVAVTMVDPTSSVVASSYAEKQAQFGGNAAQSVVASSNFQYTFARDSYEVVAPPPPPPPVAAPAATDKGSSSGSAPAAGTPDPGTAQAIAYDMVMANGWGEGEYSCLVSLWNRESGWNVYAYNASSGATGIPQALPGSKMASAGADWATNPATQITWGLGYITSRYSTPCGAWAHSESNGWY, encoded by the coding sequence GTGACTCCGTGGAAACCATCAGCCCAGCCGAACTCCGGTAAGGCTGTTCAGTCCTACCGTCGTCCGCGTTCGCGTGGCAAGAAGGTCCTCGGGATCTTCGCGGCCACCGCGGCGTTCGGCTTCGTGGCGGTGACGATGGTCGACCCGACCTCGAGCGTGGTGGCATCCTCCTACGCCGAGAAGCAGGCGCAGTTCGGCGGGAACGCCGCGCAGTCGGTGGTCGCCAGCTCGAACTTCCAGTACACCTTCGCCCGCGACAGCTACGAGGTCGTCGCTCCGCCGCCCCCGCCGCCACCCGTGGCCGCCCCGGCCGCGACGGACAAGGGTTCCTCGTCCGGCAGTGCGCCGGCGGCGGGAACACCCGACCCGGGTACGGCTCAGGCCATCGCGTACGACATGGTCATGGCGAACGGTTGGGGAGAGGGCGAGTACAGCTGCCTCGTATCCCTGTGGAACCGCGAGTCCGGCTGGAACGTGTACGCGTACAACGCGAGCTCCGGCGCGACCGGCATCCCGCAGGCACTGCCCGGCTCGAAGATGGCGTCTGCAGGAGCGGACTGGGCGACCAACCCGGCCACGCAGATCACCTGGGGGCTCGGGTACATCACGAGCCGGTACAGCACGCCGTGCGGTGCGTGGGCTCACTCGGAGTCGAACGGCTGGTACTGA
- a CDS encoding DivIVA domain-containing protein translates to MSTIFPTSKRSKRGYDPAEVDEFLDRARAAYAQDAEADADTVLSAEDIRRVAFRLVRGGYSTEHVDAALERLEDAFSLRERERSVEERGAKEWLRDARGTAQVILNRLTRPEGQRFNRVSLLARGYSRKDVDALADRLVAYFHDGTPLSVDRVRTAVFRNEWAGYRESQVDALLDSVVDVMLAVR, encoded by the coding sequence GTGAGCACGATCTTCCCCACCTCCAAGCGTTCGAAGCGTGGCTACGATCCAGCCGAGGTCGACGAGTTCCTCGACCGCGCTCGCGCGGCGTACGCACAGGACGCCGAGGCCGACGCCGACACCGTGCTGTCCGCAGAGGACATCCGTCGGGTGGCCTTCCGGCTGGTGCGCGGCGGGTACAGCACCGAGCACGTCGACGCCGCACTGGAGCGCCTCGAGGACGCCTTCTCCCTGCGGGAGCGCGAGCGGTCCGTCGAGGAGCGCGGCGCGAAGGAGTGGCTCCGTGACGCCCGCGGCACCGCCCAGGTCATCCTCAACCGGCTGACCCGTCCCGAGGGCCAACGGTTCAATCGGGTGAGCCTCCTCGCGCGGGGGTACAGCCGGAAGGACGTCGACGCTCTGGCGGACCGCCTCGTCGCCTATTTCCACGACGGGACGCCGCTCAGTGTCGACCGTGTCCGAACCGCCGTCTTCCGCAACGAATGGGCGGGCTATCGAGAGTCGCAGGTCGACGCCCTCCTCGACAGCGTCGTCGACGTCATGCTGGCGGTTCGCTGA
- a CDS encoding phosphatidate cytidylyltransferase, with amino-acid sequence MEDDVASGRSAEPTTPEPGKAGKLGPQELRSQLKDRRAKFERQVEVTRADIERQVQATKAQFDATNERIEARVGRNLVNAILIGVAAGGIMLVSLIIFKVIFVVLASAVVAFAALELRKALEHTGRRVPAIPTVISAVAMQPAAFFLHDVWRWSVVLLGILLVIVWRVAEQLIATRRTDLPTLVRDLASGTFIQVYVPFLASFAVYLVAQPDGEWWTLAFLILVICVDVGAYASGLSFGKHKMAPVISPNKTWEGFAGAGVAAVVAGVLLAILMLGVPWWVGVLLGLLLLGSATVGDLAESLIKRDIGVKDMSSWLPGHGGFLDRLDSILPSAVVAYVVYLVFGSLAS; translated from the coding sequence GTGGAAGACGATGTCGCTTCCGGGCGGTCGGCTGAGCCGACGACGCCGGAACCCGGCAAAGCCGGCAAGCTCGGACCGCAGGAGCTGCGGTCGCAGCTGAAGGACCGTCGGGCCAAGTTCGAGCGCCAGGTCGAGGTCACCAGGGCCGACATCGAGCGCCAGGTCCAGGCCACGAAGGCGCAGTTCGACGCGACGAACGAGCGCATCGAGGCTCGTGTCGGCCGCAACCTGGTCAACGCCATCCTCATCGGGGTGGCGGCCGGCGGCATCATGCTCGTGAGCCTCATCATCTTCAAGGTGATCTTCGTGGTGCTCGCGTCGGCCGTAGTGGCCTTCGCAGCACTGGAACTGCGGAAGGCCCTCGAGCACACCGGCCGTCGGGTCCCGGCGATCCCGACGGTGATCTCGGCGGTCGCCATGCAACCGGCCGCGTTCTTCCTGCACGACGTGTGGCGCTGGTCGGTCGTCCTCCTCGGCATCCTGCTGGTGATCGTCTGGCGGGTGGCCGAGCAGCTGATCGCTACCAGGCGCACGGATCTCCCGACGCTCGTCCGGGATCTGGCCTCGGGGACCTTCATCCAGGTCTACGTGCCGTTCCTCGCGTCCTTCGCCGTCTACCTCGTCGCCCAACCGGACGGGGAGTGGTGGACGCTCGCCTTCCTGATCCTCGTCATCTGCGTCGACGTCGGCGCCTACGCGAGCGGTCTGTCGTTCGGCAAGCACAAGATGGCGCCCGTGATCAGTCCGAACAAGACGTGGGAGGGCTTCGCCGGGGCAGGCGTCGCGGCGGTCGTGGCCGGCGTCCTCCTGGCGATCCTGATGCTGGGCGTCCCGTGGTGGGTCGGTGTGCTCCTCGGTCTCCTGCTCCTCGGGAGCGCGACGGTCGGCGATCTCGCCGAGTCGCTCATCAAACGCGACATCGGCGTCAAGGACATGAGTTCCTGGCTTCCCGGGCACGGCGGATTCCTGGATCGGCTGGACTCCATCCTGCCGTCGGCCGTCGTCGCCTACGTCGTCTACCTGGTCTTCGGTTCGCTCGCGAGCTGA
- the frr gene encoding ribosome recycling factor, with the protein MIADVLSDVGTRMSKAVEAAKDDFATVRTGRANPQLFQKVLVSYYGTPTPLAQLASLQNQEARTIVVTPYDKTALRDIEQAIRDIPNLGANPTNDGTVIRVTMPELTAERRKEYVKIVRGKGEDAKVSIRNIRRKGKDDLEALKSEVGDDDVARGEKELEAVTKSHIDAVDAALKAKETELLSI; encoded by the coding sequence GTGATCGCGGATGTCCTCTCGGATGTTGGTACCCGGATGTCGAAGGCCGTCGAGGCCGCGAAGGATGACTTCGCCACGGTGCGTACGGGTCGCGCCAACCCCCAGCTGTTCCAGAAGGTGCTGGTGAGCTACTACGGCACGCCGACCCCGCTCGCCCAGCTCGCCTCCCTGCAGAACCAGGAGGCGCGCACCATCGTCGTGACGCCCTACGACAAGACCGCGCTGCGCGACATCGAGCAGGCGATCCGGGACATCCCGAACCTCGGCGCCAACCCGACGAACGACGGCACGGTCATCCGGGTCACGATGCCGGAGCTGACCGCCGAGCGTCGCAAGGAGTACGTGAAGATCGTCCGCGGTAAGGGCGAGGACGCGAAGGTCTCCATCCGGAACATCCGTCGCAAGGGCAAGGACGACCTCGAGGCACTCAAGAGCGAGGTCGGCGATGACGATGTCGCGCGCGGGGAGAAGGAGCTCGAGGCGGTCACCAAGTCGCACATCGACGCCGTCGACGCCGCGCTGAAGGCCAAGGAGACCGAGCTGCTCTCGATCTGA
- the pyrH gene encoding UMP kinase, translated as MPEKKRRVLLKLSGEAFGGGQLGVNPDVVGSIAREIAEATAEVEVAVVVGGGNFFRGAELSQRGMDRGRADYMGMLGTVMNALALQDFLEQAGAATRVQSAIAMTQVAEPYIPLRAERHLEKGRVVIFGAGAGLPYFSTDTVSAQRALEIGAVEVLVAKNGVDGVYTADPRVDPTATKIDTISYQEALQRGLKVVDSTAFSLCMDNGMPMRVFGMEPAGNVTAAIRGAAIGTLVTSA; from the coding sequence ATGCCGGAGAAGAAGCGCAGGGTACTGCTCAAGCTGTCAGGTGAGGCGTTCGGAGGCGGCCAGCTGGGCGTCAATCCCGACGTCGTCGGGTCGATCGCCCGAGAGATCGCGGAAGCGACCGCCGAGGTCGAGGTCGCCGTGGTCGTCGGAGGAGGCAACTTCTTCCGTGGTGCCGAGCTCAGCCAGCGCGGGATGGACCGCGGGCGAGCCGACTACATGGGCATGCTCGGAACGGTGATGAACGCCTTGGCGCTCCAGGACTTCCTGGAGCAGGCCGGCGCCGCGACCCGCGTGCAGTCCGCCATCGCCATGACGCAGGTCGCCGAGCCGTACATCCCGCTCCGCGCGGAGCGTCACCTCGAGAAGGGTCGCGTCGTGATCTTCGGTGCCGGCGCAGGGCTGCCCTACTTCTCGACCGACACCGTCTCGGCGCAGCGCGCGCTGGAGATCGGCGCCGTCGAGGTGCTCGTCGCGAAGAACGGTGTCGACGGGGTCTACACCGCCGACCCGCGCGTCGACCCGACCGCGACGAAGATCGACACGATCTCCTACCAGGAGGCCCTCCAGCGCGGCCTGAAGGTCGTCGACTCGACGGCGTTCAGCCTCTGCATGGACAACGGCATGCCGATGCGGGTCTTCGGCATGGAACCCGCCGGGAACGTGACGGCAGCCATCCGTGGCGCTGCGATCGGCACCCTCGTCACCTCCGCGTAG
- the tsf gene encoding translation elongation factor Ts produces MANFSLADLKVLREQLGTGMVDTKNALVEADGDVEKATEILRLKGAKGNAKRADRSTSEGLVAAKENGETATLIELACETDFVAKGEKFLALADLVLDAVVAAGATTVEEGNAAPADGKTVAEVIADSAAIIGEKFELRRLAVVQGEHFAVYLHKTNKDLPAQVGVVVGYTGDDAETARSTAQHISFANPSYLSRDDVPADEVEKEREIVTEISKNEGKPEAALPKIVEGRVTSYFKQVALLEQDYAKDNKLSVQKVLADAGLTVTGFARFKVGA; encoded by the coding sequence ATGGCAAACTTTTCTCTTGCTGACCTGAAGGTGCTGCGCGAGCAGCTCGGCACCGGCATGGTCGACACCAAGAACGCACTCGTCGAAGCCGATGGCGACGTCGAGAAGGCGACCGAGATCCTCCGCCTCAAGGGTGCGAAGGGCAACGCGAAGCGTGCCGACCGCTCCACGAGCGAAGGCCTCGTCGCCGCGAAGGAGAACGGCGAGACCGCCACCCTCATCGAGCTCGCCTGCGAGACCGACTTCGTCGCGAAGGGTGAGAAGTTCCTCGCCCTCGCCGACCTCGTCCTCGACGCGGTCGTCGCCGCCGGCGCGACCACCGTCGAAGAGGGGAACGCGGCTCCGGCCGACGGCAAGACCGTCGCCGAGGTCATCGCGGACTCGGCAGCGATCATCGGTGAGAAGTTCGAACTCCGCCGCCTCGCGGTGGTCCAGGGCGAGCACTTCGCCGTGTACCTCCACAAGACCAACAAGGACCTGCCCGCGCAGGTCGGCGTGGTCGTCGGCTACACGGGTGACGACGCGGAGACGGCTCGCAGCACCGCGCAGCACATCTCCTTCGCCAACCCGTCCTACCTCAGCCGCGACGACGTCCCGGCCGACGAGGTCGAGAAGGAGCGCGAGATCGTCACCGAGATCTCGAAGAACGAGGGCAAGCCCGAGGCGGCTCTGCCGAAGATCGTCGAAGGCCGAGTGACCTCGTACTTCAAGCAGGTGGCGCTCCTCGAGCAGGACTACGCCAAGGACAACAAGTTGTCCGTGCAGAAGGTGCTCGCTGACGCGGGCCTCACCGTGACCGGGTTCGCCCGCTTCAAGGTCGGCGCGTAG
- the rpsB gene encoding 30S ribosomal protein S2: MAVVTIRQLLDSGVHFGHQTRRWNPKMKRFIFTERSGIYIIDLQQSLGYIDQAFDFVKETVAHGGTILFVGTKKQAQEVIAEQATRVGQPYVNQRWLGGLLTNFQTVSKRLARMKELEELDFEDASKSGFTKKELLIKKRELDKLHKSLGGIRNLSKTPSALWVVDTKKEHLAIDEARKLGIPVIGILDTNCDPDEVTYPIPGNDDAIRSVGLLTRIIADAAAEGLIQRHQKPTEGDAPAEPLAEWEQELLQGGEQGSAETAKVADEAIAATDAVESAPAVEDVEVAATESADDAAGAAAAEPVADEK, from the coding sequence CCGTTGGAACCCGAAGATGAAGCGGTTCATCTTCACCGAGCGTTCCGGCATCTACATCATCGACCTGCAGCAGTCGCTCGGCTACATCGACCAGGCCTTCGACTTCGTCAAGGAGACGGTCGCCCACGGCGGCACCATCCTCTTCGTCGGCACGAAGAAGCAGGCGCAGGAAGTCATCGCCGAGCAGGCGACGCGCGTCGGCCAGCCCTACGTCAACCAGCGTTGGCTCGGTGGCCTCCTCACCAACTTCCAGACGGTGTCGAAGCGACTCGCCCGGATGAAGGAGCTCGAGGAGCTCGATTTCGAAGACGCCTCGAAGAGCGGCTTCACCAAGAAGGAACTCCTCATCAAGAAGCGCGAGCTGGACAAGCTCCACAAGTCGCTCGGTGGTATCCGCAACCTCTCGAAGACGCCGTCCGCCCTCTGGGTCGTCGACACCAAGAAGGAGCACCTCGCGATCGACGAGGCGCGCAAGCTCGGCATCCCCGTCATCGGCATCCTCGACACCAACTGCGACCCCGACGAGGTCACGTACCCGATCCCGGGTAACGACGACGCGATCCGTTCCGTCGGCCTGCTGACGCGCATCATCGCCGACGCCGCCGCCGAGGGGCTCATCCAGCGCCACCAGAAGCCGACCGAGGGCGACGCCCCGGCCGAGCCGCTCGCCGAGTGGGAGCAGGAGCTGCTCCAGGGTGGCGAGCAGGGTTCCGCCGAGACCGCGAAGGTCGCCGATGAGGCCATCGCCGCGACCGACGCCGTCGAGTCCGCCCCCGCCGTCGAAGACGTCGAGGTCGCCGCAACCGAGTCCGCCGACGACGCCGCGGGTGCAGCTGCAGCCGAGCCCGTCGCCGACGAGAAGTAA